Genomic DNA from Thermotoga sp.:
ACTGGAAATCAGGATGGTGGAAGATCTTTTGAAGGAATGTGGCATACCGTACATAATTGAAACGTGCGACGATGTGACCCCCCGGGCTATCTTCGGTTCATCTGCTCTCGTTCAGATAA
This window encodes:
- a CDS encoding DUF2007 domain-containing protein; translated protein: MEWEILIEGNELEIRMVEDLLKECGIPYIIETCDDVTPRAIFGSSALVQIKVPKNLLEEAKKVLEGIQG